Proteins encoded in a region of the Prunus persica cultivar Lovell chromosome G4, Prunus_persica_NCBIv2, whole genome shotgun sequence genome:
- the LOC18780381 gene encoding G-type lectin S-receptor-like serine/threonine-protein kinase At4g27290 isoform X2, producing the protein MGGLCFLLISTNLLFLFFTISSAVDIISPSQSISDNTTLVSSDGSFELGFFSPGSSTNRYLGIWYKNMNIPGRTVVWVANRCNPINDSSGMLMINSTGNLVLFGQNKSVVWSTSSVKRVENAMVQLLDSGNLVVRDVKDGISGPYLWQSFDYPSDTLLPGMKLGWDLRTGLKRHISAWKNSEDPCPGNFTYGIEMELQAYPEAYIRNGTAKIYRASPFNGLTFCGSSEKHPARYGFNFVYNDDEVYYMYKPTIKSITSRIVLNQTTSSCIRFHWKKEDEAWTAHLSRPRDVCDHYGFCGANGNCIGENPVCQCLKGFKPKSQGKWNLADWSLGCVRNKPLSCQKTDKDGFLKFVGLKLPDTTHSWVNKSMNLKECRAKCLNNCSCMAYRSSDIRGGTGCAIWFGDLIDTTQALTSGQEIYIRMSASELENDSKLKTALIVVAVIAVVFSGVLLVAYYIHRRRKKLKEIRDRNQDNEGAPNEDLELPLFELATVISATDNFSSNNKLGEGGFGPVYKGTLAGGQEIAVKRLSRSSGQGMNEFMNEVILIAKLQHRNLVKLLGCCVQGDEKMLIYEYMPNGSLDSFIFDQTSGELLLDWPKRYHIICGIARGLLYLHQDSRLRIIHRDLKASNVLLDNEMNPKISDFGLARTLTGGNQTGGNTNRVVGTYGYMAPEYVIDGLFSVKSDVFSFGVLVLEVISGRKNKGFYHPTSPNLIGHAWRLWNEGRHLELIDTYLGSVSTLSEMSRCIHVSLLCVQHHPEDRPSMASVVIMLGSEMALAQPKQPGFFMERESQEAGHSSENQSSSANELSITVLEAR; encoded by the exons atgggtGGTCTTTGTTTTCTGCTTATTAGTACTAATTTGCTCTTTCTGTTTTTCACAATTTCCTCTGCAGTTGACATCATTAGCCCCTCGCAGTCTATCAGTGACAACACGACGTTGGTTTCTAGTGATGGAAGCTTTGAGCTTGGTTTCTTCAGTCCTGGTAGCTCCACGAATCGTTACTTGGGAATTTGGTACAAGAACATGAACATCCCAGGTAGAACTGTTGTTTGGGTTGCAAACAGATGCAACCCCATTAATGATTCTTCCGGCATGTTGATGATAAACAGCACAGGCAATCTTGTGCTGTTTGGTCAGAACAAGAGTGTTGTTTGGTCCACAAGCTCAGTTAAACGTGTTGAAAATGCAATGGTACAGCTTTTAGATTCTGGAAATTTGGTAGTAAGAGATGTGAAAGATGGAATTTCAGGACCCTATTTGTGGCAAAGTTTCGACTATCCTTCTGATACGTTGTTACCAGGAATGAAGTTGGGATGGGACTTAAGGACGGGTCTGAAACGACACATATCGGCATGGAAAAACTCAGAAGATCCCTGTCCAGGCAATTTCACGTATGGGATTGAAATGGAACTTCAAGCATACCCTGAGGCATATATTCGCAATGGCACTGCGAAAATTTATCGTGCCAGTCCGTTTAATGGCCTCACTTTCTGTGGTTCATCAGAGAAACATCCTGCTCGTTACGGTTTCAACTTTGTGTACAATGATGATGAAGTGTACTACATGTACAAACCTACCATTAAGTCTATAACCTCAAGAATAGTTTTGAACCAAACCACCAGTTCATGTATTCGGTTTCATtggaagaaagaagatgaagcttGGACTGCCCATTTATCAAGACCTAGAGATGTGTGTGATCATTATGGCTTCTGTGGAGCGAATGGAAATTGTATTGGTGAGAATCCAGTCTGCCAATGTCTAAAGGGATTCAAGCCTAAGTCTCAAGGAAAATGGAATTTGGCGGACTGGTCTCTAGGATGTGTGCGCAATAAACCCTTGAGCTGTCAGAAAACAGATAAAGATGGGTTTCTCAAATTCGTTGGCTTGAAATTGCCAGATACTACACATTCTTGGGTGAACAAAAGTATGAATCTCAAGGAATGCAGAGCCAAATGCTTGAACAACTGTTCTTGTATGGCTTATAGAAGCTCAGATATCAGAGGAGGTACTGGCTGTGCCATCTGGTTTGGTGATCTAATAGATACCACACAGGCTCTGACTTCTGGGCAGGAAATATATATTCGAATGTCAGCTTCGGAGTTAG aaaatgacagTAAGCTGAAGACTGCATTGATAGTTGTAGCTGTCATAGCAGTAGTGTTTTCTGGAGTGCTGTTAGTTGCCTATTACATTCACcggagaaggaaaaaattgaagg AAATCAGAGACAGAAATCAGGACAATGAAGGGGCACCAAATGAGGACCTGGAGCTCCCGCTCTTCGAATTGGCCACTGTAATTAGTGCCACAGATAACTTTTCAAGCAATAACAAGCTGGGAGAAGGTGGCTTTGGACCGGTTTACAAG GGGACGCTAGCAGGTGGACAAGAAATTGCTGTGAAGAGGCTTTCAAGAAGTTCTGGCCAAGGAATGAACGAGTTCATGAATGAAGTTATACTGATTGCCAAACTTCAGCACCGAAATCTGGTAAAACTTCTTGGTTGCTGCGTTCAAGGAGACGAGAAAATGCTGATCTATGAATACATGCCCAACGGAAGCCTGGACTCATTCATCTTCG ATCAAACGAGCGGAGAACTACTGTTAGATTGGCCTAAACGTTACCACATTATTTGTGGAATTGCTCGTGGTCTCCTCTATCTGCACCAAGATTCCAGGCTAAGGATTATTCATAGAGATCTCAAAGCAAGTAATGTCCTACTTGATAATGAAATGAATCCAAAAATTTCAGACTTTGGCTTGGCTCGAACATTGACTGGGGGAAATCAGACTGGAGGAAATACAAACAGAGTGGTTGGAACATA CGGTTACATGGCACCCGAGTATGTTATTGACGGTCTATTTTCTGTAAAGTCTGATGTCTTTAGCTTTGGTGTTTTGGTGCTGGAGGTCATTAGTGGAAGGAAAAACAAGGGATTCTACCATCCAACCAGCCCTAACCTTATTGGACAT GCATGGAGATTATGGAATGAAGGAAGGCATTTAGAACTGATTGATACATATTTAGGAAGTGTATCTACTCTATCAGAAATGTCGCGTTGCATCCATGTTAGTCTCTTGTGTGTGCAGCATCATCCTGAGGACAGGCCAAGCATGGCGTC
- the LOC18780381 gene encoding G-type lectin S-receptor-like serine/threonine-protein kinase At4g27290 isoform X3 — translation MTVDIISPSQSISDNTTLVSSDGSFELGFFSPGSSTNRYLGIWYKNMNIPGRTVVWVANRCNPINDSSGMLMINSTGNLVLFGQNKSVVWSTSSVKRVENAMVQLLDSGNLVVRDVKDGISGPYLWQSFDYPSDTLLPGMKLGWDLRTGLKRHISAWKNSEDPCPGNFTYGIEMELQAYPEAYIRNGTAKIYRASPFNGLTFCGSSEKHPARYGFNFVYNDDEVYYMYKPTIKSITSRIVLNQTTSSCIRFHWKKEDEAWTAHLSRPRDVCDHYGFCGANGNCIGENPVCQCLKGFKPKSQGKWNLADWSLGCVRNKPLSCQKTDKDGFLKFVGLKLPDTTHSWVNKSMNLKECRAKCLNNCSCMAYRSSDIRGGTGCAIWFGDLIDTTQALTSGQEIYIRMSASELEENDSKLKTALIVVAVIAVVFSGVLLVAYYIHRRRKKLKEIRDRNQDNEGAPNEDLELPLFELATVISATDNFSSNNKLGEGGFGPVYKGTLAGGQEIAVKRLSRSSGQGMNEFMNEVILIAKLQHRNLVKLLGCCVQGDEKMLIYEYMPNGSLDSFIFDQTSGELLLDWPKRYHIICGIARGLLYLHQDSRLRIIHRDLKASNVLLDNEMNPKISDFGLARTLTGGNQTGGNTNRVVGTYGYMAPEYVIDGLFSVKSDVFSFGVLVLEVISGRKNKGFYHPTSPNLIGHAWRLWNEGRHLELIDTYLGSVSTLSEMSRCIHVSLLCVQHHPEDRPSMASVVIMLGSEMALAQPKQPGFFMERESQEAGHSSENQSSSANELSITVLEAR, via the exons ATGACAG TTGACATCATTAGCCCCTCGCAGTCTATCAGTGACAACACGACGTTGGTTTCTAGTGATGGAAGCTTTGAGCTTGGTTTCTTCAGTCCTGGTAGCTCCACGAATCGTTACTTGGGAATTTGGTACAAGAACATGAACATCCCAGGTAGAACTGTTGTTTGGGTTGCAAACAGATGCAACCCCATTAATGATTCTTCCGGCATGTTGATGATAAACAGCACAGGCAATCTTGTGCTGTTTGGTCAGAACAAGAGTGTTGTTTGGTCCACAAGCTCAGTTAAACGTGTTGAAAATGCAATGGTACAGCTTTTAGATTCTGGAAATTTGGTAGTAAGAGATGTGAAAGATGGAATTTCAGGACCCTATTTGTGGCAAAGTTTCGACTATCCTTCTGATACGTTGTTACCAGGAATGAAGTTGGGATGGGACTTAAGGACGGGTCTGAAACGACACATATCGGCATGGAAAAACTCAGAAGATCCCTGTCCAGGCAATTTCACGTATGGGATTGAAATGGAACTTCAAGCATACCCTGAGGCATATATTCGCAATGGCACTGCGAAAATTTATCGTGCCAGTCCGTTTAATGGCCTCACTTTCTGTGGTTCATCAGAGAAACATCCTGCTCGTTACGGTTTCAACTTTGTGTACAATGATGATGAAGTGTACTACATGTACAAACCTACCATTAAGTCTATAACCTCAAGAATAGTTTTGAACCAAACCACCAGTTCATGTATTCGGTTTCATtggaagaaagaagatgaagcttGGACTGCCCATTTATCAAGACCTAGAGATGTGTGTGATCATTATGGCTTCTGTGGAGCGAATGGAAATTGTATTGGTGAGAATCCAGTCTGCCAATGTCTAAAGGGATTCAAGCCTAAGTCTCAAGGAAAATGGAATTTGGCGGACTGGTCTCTAGGATGTGTGCGCAATAAACCCTTGAGCTGTCAGAAAACAGATAAAGATGGGTTTCTCAAATTCGTTGGCTTGAAATTGCCAGATACTACACATTCTTGGGTGAACAAAAGTATGAATCTCAAGGAATGCAGAGCCAAATGCTTGAACAACTGTTCTTGTATGGCTTATAGAAGCTCAGATATCAGAGGAGGTACTGGCTGTGCCATCTGGTTTGGTGATCTAATAGATACCACACAGGCTCTGACTTCTGGGCAGGAAATATATATTCGAATGTCAGCTTCGGAGTTAG aagaaaatgacagTAAGCTGAAGACTGCATTGATAGTTGTAGCTGTCATAGCAGTAGTGTTTTCTGGAGTGCTGTTAGTTGCCTATTACATTCACcggagaaggaaaaaattgaagg AAATCAGAGACAGAAATCAGGACAATGAAGGGGCACCAAATGAGGACCTGGAGCTCCCGCTCTTCGAATTGGCCACTGTAATTAGTGCCACAGATAACTTTTCAAGCAATAACAAGCTGGGAGAAGGTGGCTTTGGACCGGTTTACAAG GGGACGCTAGCAGGTGGACAAGAAATTGCTGTGAAGAGGCTTTCAAGAAGTTCTGGCCAAGGAATGAACGAGTTCATGAATGAAGTTATACTGATTGCCAAACTTCAGCACCGAAATCTGGTAAAACTTCTTGGTTGCTGCGTTCAAGGAGACGAGAAAATGCTGATCTATGAATACATGCCCAACGGAAGCCTGGACTCATTCATCTTCG ATCAAACGAGCGGAGAACTACTGTTAGATTGGCCTAAACGTTACCACATTATTTGTGGAATTGCTCGTGGTCTCCTCTATCTGCACCAAGATTCCAGGCTAAGGATTATTCATAGAGATCTCAAAGCAAGTAATGTCCTACTTGATAATGAAATGAATCCAAAAATTTCAGACTTTGGCTTGGCTCGAACATTGACTGGGGGAAATCAGACTGGAGGAAATACAAACAGAGTGGTTGGAACATA CGGTTACATGGCACCCGAGTATGTTATTGACGGTCTATTTTCTGTAAAGTCTGATGTCTTTAGCTTTGGTGTTTTGGTGCTGGAGGTCATTAGTGGAAGGAAAAACAAGGGATTCTACCATCCAACCAGCCCTAACCTTATTGGACAT GCATGGAGATTATGGAATGAAGGAAGGCATTTAGAACTGATTGATACATATTTAGGAAGTGTATCTACTCTATCAGAAATGTCGCGTTGCATCCATGTTAGTCTCTTGTGTGTGCAGCATCATCCTGAGGACAGGCCAAGCATGGCGTC
- the LOC18780381 gene encoding G-type lectin S-receptor-like serine/threonine-protein kinase At4g27290 isoform X1, which translates to MGGLCFLLISTNLLFLFFTISSAVDIISPSQSISDNTTLVSSDGSFELGFFSPGSSTNRYLGIWYKNMNIPGRTVVWVANRCNPINDSSGMLMINSTGNLVLFGQNKSVVWSTSSVKRVENAMVQLLDSGNLVVRDVKDGISGPYLWQSFDYPSDTLLPGMKLGWDLRTGLKRHISAWKNSEDPCPGNFTYGIEMELQAYPEAYIRNGTAKIYRASPFNGLTFCGSSEKHPARYGFNFVYNDDEVYYMYKPTIKSITSRIVLNQTTSSCIRFHWKKEDEAWTAHLSRPRDVCDHYGFCGANGNCIGENPVCQCLKGFKPKSQGKWNLADWSLGCVRNKPLSCQKTDKDGFLKFVGLKLPDTTHSWVNKSMNLKECRAKCLNNCSCMAYRSSDIRGGTGCAIWFGDLIDTTQALTSGQEIYIRMSASELEENDSKLKTALIVVAVIAVVFSGVLLVAYYIHRRRKKLKEIRDRNQDNEGAPNEDLELPLFELATVISATDNFSSNNKLGEGGFGPVYKGTLAGGQEIAVKRLSRSSGQGMNEFMNEVILIAKLQHRNLVKLLGCCVQGDEKMLIYEYMPNGSLDSFIFDQTSGELLLDWPKRYHIICGIARGLLYLHQDSRLRIIHRDLKASNVLLDNEMNPKISDFGLARTLTGGNQTGGNTNRVVGTYGYMAPEYVIDGLFSVKSDVFSFGVLVLEVISGRKNKGFYHPTSPNLIGHAWRLWNEGRHLELIDTYLGSVSTLSEMSRCIHVSLLCVQHHPEDRPSMASVVIMLGSEMALAQPKQPGFFMERESQEAGHSSENQSSSANELSITVLEAR; encoded by the exons atgggtGGTCTTTGTTTTCTGCTTATTAGTACTAATTTGCTCTTTCTGTTTTTCACAATTTCCTCTGCAGTTGACATCATTAGCCCCTCGCAGTCTATCAGTGACAACACGACGTTGGTTTCTAGTGATGGAAGCTTTGAGCTTGGTTTCTTCAGTCCTGGTAGCTCCACGAATCGTTACTTGGGAATTTGGTACAAGAACATGAACATCCCAGGTAGAACTGTTGTTTGGGTTGCAAACAGATGCAACCCCATTAATGATTCTTCCGGCATGTTGATGATAAACAGCACAGGCAATCTTGTGCTGTTTGGTCAGAACAAGAGTGTTGTTTGGTCCACAAGCTCAGTTAAACGTGTTGAAAATGCAATGGTACAGCTTTTAGATTCTGGAAATTTGGTAGTAAGAGATGTGAAAGATGGAATTTCAGGACCCTATTTGTGGCAAAGTTTCGACTATCCTTCTGATACGTTGTTACCAGGAATGAAGTTGGGATGGGACTTAAGGACGGGTCTGAAACGACACATATCGGCATGGAAAAACTCAGAAGATCCCTGTCCAGGCAATTTCACGTATGGGATTGAAATGGAACTTCAAGCATACCCTGAGGCATATATTCGCAATGGCACTGCGAAAATTTATCGTGCCAGTCCGTTTAATGGCCTCACTTTCTGTGGTTCATCAGAGAAACATCCTGCTCGTTACGGTTTCAACTTTGTGTACAATGATGATGAAGTGTACTACATGTACAAACCTACCATTAAGTCTATAACCTCAAGAATAGTTTTGAACCAAACCACCAGTTCATGTATTCGGTTTCATtggaagaaagaagatgaagcttGGACTGCCCATTTATCAAGACCTAGAGATGTGTGTGATCATTATGGCTTCTGTGGAGCGAATGGAAATTGTATTGGTGAGAATCCAGTCTGCCAATGTCTAAAGGGATTCAAGCCTAAGTCTCAAGGAAAATGGAATTTGGCGGACTGGTCTCTAGGATGTGTGCGCAATAAACCCTTGAGCTGTCAGAAAACAGATAAAGATGGGTTTCTCAAATTCGTTGGCTTGAAATTGCCAGATACTACACATTCTTGGGTGAACAAAAGTATGAATCTCAAGGAATGCAGAGCCAAATGCTTGAACAACTGTTCTTGTATGGCTTATAGAAGCTCAGATATCAGAGGAGGTACTGGCTGTGCCATCTGGTTTGGTGATCTAATAGATACCACACAGGCTCTGACTTCTGGGCAGGAAATATATATTCGAATGTCAGCTTCGGAGTTAG aagaaaatgacagTAAGCTGAAGACTGCATTGATAGTTGTAGCTGTCATAGCAGTAGTGTTTTCTGGAGTGCTGTTAGTTGCCTATTACATTCACcggagaaggaaaaaattgaagg AAATCAGAGACAGAAATCAGGACAATGAAGGGGCACCAAATGAGGACCTGGAGCTCCCGCTCTTCGAATTGGCCACTGTAATTAGTGCCACAGATAACTTTTCAAGCAATAACAAGCTGGGAGAAGGTGGCTTTGGACCGGTTTACAAG GGGACGCTAGCAGGTGGACAAGAAATTGCTGTGAAGAGGCTTTCAAGAAGTTCTGGCCAAGGAATGAACGAGTTCATGAATGAAGTTATACTGATTGCCAAACTTCAGCACCGAAATCTGGTAAAACTTCTTGGTTGCTGCGTTCAAGGAGACGAGAAAATGCTGATCTATGAATACATGCCCAACGGAAGCCTGGACTCATTCATCTTCG ATCAAACGAGCGGAGAACTACTGTTAGATTGGCCTAAACGTTACCACATTATTTGTGGAATTGCTCGTGGTCTCCTCTATCTGCACCAAGATTCCAGGCTAAGGATTATTCATAGAGATCTCAAAGCAAGTAATGTCCTACTTGATAATGAAATGAATCCAAAAATTTCAGACTTTGGCTTGGCTCGAACATTGACTGGGGGAAATCAGACTGGAGGAAATACAAACAGAGTGGTTGGAACATA CGGTTACATGGCACCCGAGTATGTTATTGACGGTCTATTTTCTGTAAAGTCTGATGTCTTTAGCTTTGGTGTTTTGGTGCTGGAGGTCATTAGTGGAAGGAAAAACAAGGGATTCTACCATCCAACCAGCCCTAACCTTATTGGACAT GCATGGAGATTATGGAATGAAGGAAGGCATTTAGAACTGATTGATACATATTTAGGAAGTGTATCTACTCTATCAGAAATGTCGCGTTGCATCCATGTTAGTCTCTTGTGTGTGCAGCATCATCCTGAGGACAGGCCAAGCATGGCGTC